Proteins encoded in a region of the Pigmentiphaga litoralis genome:
- a CDS encoding cell division protein FtsQ, whose protein sequence is MHGRCLPVVTALLIGAMASAHAAEIALYDTGPAEDAAFVRFVNAGSMPVEVAASGSKARLALTDTRPASDYLPVRGGSAIKGAMTTGATSAAIDLKVAPGEFVTVIGVPASTASALLAASGRTSTSAASKGPGPVSAPLTLQILRDSPDDFNALKSALAFYSAAPACAKAGLQVAGKGVDLFRDVAPASIARRLINPVALSVQLVCHGKPTGAVLSLGTLAAGQRYSVFAVPAAPADGGARLIAATDVVAR, encoded by the coding sequence ATGCACGGCCGCTGCTTGCCGGTCGTGACGGCCCTGCTGATCGGCGCCATGGCTTCCGCCCACGCGGCAGAGATTGCGCTGTATGACACCGGCCCGGCAGAAGACGCGGCCTTTGTGCGCTTCGTGAATGCGGGTTCCATGCCGGTAGAGGTGGCCGCATCCGGCAGCAAGGCCAGGCTGGCACTGACCGATACCAGGCCCGCGTCGGACTATCTGCCGGTGCGCGGCGGGAGCGCGATCAAGGGGGCGATGACGACTGGCGCGACATCCGCAGCCATCGACCTGAAGGTTGCGCCGGGGGAGTTCGTGACCGTGATCGGCGTGCCGGCAAGCACCGCGTCGGCGTTGCTGGCGGCGTCGGGCAGGACGTCGACTTCGGCCGCAAGCAAAGGCCCGGGCCCCGTCTCCGCACCCCTCACCCTCCAGATCCTGCGCGACTCCCCCGACGACTTCAATGCCCTGAAGTCCGCCCTGGCTTTCTACAGCGCCGCGCCCGCATGCGCCAAGGCCGGCCTGCAGGTCGCCGGCAAAGGCGTCGACCTGTTCCGCGACGTTGCGCCAGCCTCGATCGCACGCCGTCTGATCAACCCGGTCGCGTTGTCGGTGCAGCTGGTCTGCCACGGCAAGCCGACCGGCGCGGTGTTGTCCCTGGGCACCCTCGCCGCCGGCCAGCGGTACAGCGTGTTCGCGGTGCCGGCCGCGCCCGCCGACGGCGGCGCGCGGCTGATTGCGGCCACCGACGTCGTCGCGCGCTAG
- a CDS encoding cellulose biosynthesis protein BcsC, whose amino-acid sequence MRARHTTVVVGLLAALAQPPGTARAQAQAQAQAQTQAQAQTQIQSQAIRQLIEQGQYWASRGDDQRAAEAWGRALRSDPDQPDALYGLAMIELGNKRMTEGQALLGQLKRMHPDSPLAARLEQEITLRGGDAPRQIDKARELAQAGDADGAVAQYRSALAGKAPHGPMALEYYQTLGYTEQGWDDARRGLDQLARQSPDDYPVKLALAQLLINRESTRAAGIRQLQQLSTRPDVGGVATESLRQALSWAGTPPRAGVSTRTRPTSTAPRVATHAARDRVTAGLQAIESNDLVLAESHLQAVLATQPNDADALGGMGVIRLRQEHFVEARDLLQKAKRQAPGARWGQVLDTATYWALVQQGAAANQAGDTTEASRLLTQAIKLDAKETTADTLLGNVQAQQGLWAAAEATFRSVLARRASDPDATRGLINVLSQNGKTDDALRLAERLPPEQQNQLGSLGKLRARKALEVAKAAGERGDDDAARTALQEALLFDPSDPWLRLTLARLYLKQGATDEARGLVDGLLVSHPDLPDALYASALVDADTREWRRASATLERIPPASRNAAMTALQRRVNVYLLTGDASALGQQRRLQEAYAQLAQAESMAGNDNELMGAVASSYADLGDAGRAVSVMRQWMARSVNRDINLQLNYAGLLLRTRQDVELAGILRQLQTQKMTRSQLQSFQDIRNVYTIRQADLLRGRGDLVGAYDVIKPVLAARPDDAAALAALARMYADSGDAARAQDLYTRLLRDTPDSIEALLGSASAAAVAKDTALADTMLDRALKVAPASQDVLATAARIYTSQGRTAKAEQMLKAAIALQAPQGVQGQGVQGQPAVADLAAPAALIDDNPFIKPGTLRPHAGAAPAYPAAAGNDGGSTHAMSGVAALPLPAIRLSTDAAVAGRLPSRAAADSVGTVMSRPLLADTAAPPAAPPAGPLVGSVPQDRIVAPIAPLPIDARAGSRSLQDELAEIQQIRSPGANVGIGARTRKGEDGMSRLSDVKAPVEISFPVGDGKASIRVTPVSVSAGSLGTDYASASRFGGGPVAAAAQVAGTVGTAGSQRQTGTGLAVGYAKGMVDADVGTTPLGFEHSRLVGGVSLRGAVSDRVSQQLDVSRRAVTDSVLSFAGTRDDRTGQSWGGVTATGARYLIGADSGGTGVYGNIGYASLNGTNVKSNSRLEGGVGVYTHVINTPGQRLTTGLNLTALAFDKNLRHFTYGHGGYFSPQQFVSLSVPLTWAQTQDRLSYQLGGSLGIQHFREDGADYFPGDAAAQSAAAAAATTAGSGNATYAGQSKTGLGYTLAAAMEYRLTPQLVAGGNLGLDNAADYRHFVGKVYLRYRMQGLARPLPLPVAPFRSPYGD is encoded by the coding sequence ATGCGCGCTCGCCACACCACCGTGGTTGTCGGCCTGCTGGCTGCCCTGGCGCAGCCGCCAGGCACGGCGCGGGCGCAGGCCCAGGCTCAGGCTCAGGCCCAGACCCAGGCCCAAGCCCAGACCCAGATCCAATCCCAGGCGATCCGCCAGTTGATCGAGCAGGGGCAATACTGGGCGTCGCGGGGCGATGATCAGCGCGCGGCCGAGGCGTGGGGACGCGCGCTGCGCAGCGACCCGGATCAGCCCGACGCCCTGTATGGCCTGGCGATGATCGAGCTGGGCAACAAGCGGATGACCGAGGGCCAGGCGCTGTTGGGTCAGCTCAAACGCATGCATCCCGACAGCCCGCTGGCCGCCCGCCTGGAACAGGAAATCACGCTGCGCGGCGGCGATGCGCCCCGGCAGATCGACAAGGCCCGTGAACTGGCGCAGGCCGGCGACGCGGACGGCGCGGTGGCGCAGTACCGGTCCGCCCTGGCGGGCAAGGCGCCGCACGGTCCGATGGCGCTCGAGTACTACCAGACGCTGGGCTACACCGAGCAAGGCTGGGACGACGCGCGCCGCGGCCTGGATCAGCTCGCCAGACAGTCCCCCGACGATTACCCGGTCAAGCTCGCGCTGGCCCAGTTGCTGATCAACCGTGAATCCACTCGCGCGGCAGGCATCCGTCAGTTGCAGCAGTTATCGACGCGGCCCGATGTGGGCGGCGTGGCGACCGAAAGCTTGCGCCAGGCCTTGAGCTGGGCGGGCACGCCGCCCCGGGCCGGTGTCTCGACCCGCACCCGCCCCACTTCGACCGCGCCGCGGGTCGCCACCCACGCGGCACGGGACCGCGTCACCGCCGGCTTGCAGGCGATCGAGAGCAATGACCTGGTGCTGGCCGAAAGCCATCTGCAAGCCGTGCTTGCCACACAACCCAATGACGCCGATGCCCTGGGTGGCATGGGCGTGATCCGACTGCGCCAGGAACATTTCGTGGAAGCACGCGACCTGCTGCAGAAAGCCAAGCGACAGGCGCCTGGCGCGCGGTGGGGGCAGGTACTGGACACGGCCACCTATTGGGCCCTGGTGCAGCAAGGCGCGGCCGCCAATCAAGCCGGCGACACCACGGAAGCGTCCCGCCTGCTGACCCAGGCCATCAAGCTGGATGCAAAAGAGACGACAGCCGACACCCTGCTGGGCAACGTGCAGGCGCAGCAAGGATTGTGGGCGGCGGCCGAAGCGACCTTCCGGTCGGTGCTGGCCCGCCGCGCGAGCGACCCCGACGCCACGCGAGGCCTCATCAACGTCCTGAGCCAGAACGGCAAGACCGACGACGCCTTGCGCCTGGCCGAACGTCTGCCGCCCGAGCAACAGAACCAGCTGGGCAGCCTGGGCAAGCTGCGCGCGCGCAAGGCGCTGGAGGTGGCCAAGGCTGCCGGTGAACGGGGCGACGACGATGCCGCGCGCACGGCGTTGCAGGAAGCGCTGCTGTTCGACCCGAGCGACCCCTGGCTGCGCCTGACCCTGGCGCGCCTGTACCTGAAGCAGGGTGCGACCGACGAAGCGCGCGGGCTGGTCGACGGCCTGCTGGTCTCGCATCCCGACCTGCCCGATGCGCTGTATGCCAGTGCCCTGGTCGATGCCGACACCCGTGAATGGCGGCGCGCATCGGCCACTCTGGAACGGATTCCCCCGGCCAGCCGCAACGCCGCGATGACGGCCCTGCAGCGTCGCGTGAACGTGTATCTGCTGACCGGCGACGCGTCGGCGCTCGGGCAGCAACGCCGCCTGCAGGAGGCGTATGCCCAGCTGGCGCAGGCGGAATCGATGGCAGGCAACGACAACGAATTGATGGGCGCCGTGGCATCGTCCTATGCCGACCTGGGCGACGCCGGGCGCGCCGTGAGCGTCATGCGGCAGTGGATGGCACGCAGCGTGAATCGCGACATCAACCTGCAGTTGAACTACGCCGGTTTGCTGCTGCGGACCCGGCAGGATGTCGAGCTGGCCGGCATTCTGCGGCAGTTGCAGACGCAGAAAATGACCCGCAGCCAGTTGCAGTCCTTTCAGGACATCCGCAACGTCTACACGATCCGGCAGGCCGACCTGTTGCGCGGACGCGGCGATCTGGTCGGCGCCTATGACGTGATCAAGCCGGTGCTGGCCGCGCGGCCCGATGATGCCGCGGCGCTGGCCGCGCTGGCGCGCATGTATGCCGATTCGGGCGATGCGGCCAGGGCGCAAGACCTGTACACCCGCCTGCTGCGCGATACGCCTGACAGCATCGAAGCGTTGCTGGGGTCCGCATCCGCAGCAGCAGTGGCCAAGGACACGGCCCTGGCCGACACGATGCTAGATCGTGCGCTGAAGGTTGCGCCTGCCAGTCAGGACGTCCTGGCCACGGCTGCCCGGATCTACACGTCGCAGGGACGCACGGCCAAGGCCGAACAGATGTTGAAGGCGGCGATCGCCTTGCAGGCGCCGCAGGGGGTGCAAGGGCAAGGGGTGCAAGGGCAGCCTGCCGTTGCCGACCTTGCCGCCCCTGCCGCGTTGATCGACGACAACCCCTTCATCAAGCCGGGCACCCTGCGGCCGCACGCCGGGGCCGCGCCTGCCTACCCGGCTGCGGCCGGCAACGATGGCGGGTCGACACATGCCATGTCCGGTGTTGCCGCCCTGCCCCTGCCTGCCATCCGGCTGTCCACCGATGCTGCCGTTGCGGGTCGCCTGCCATCGCGGGCCGCTGCCGACAGTGTGGGGACAGTCATGTCCCGTCCCTTGTTGGCCGACACGGCCGCGCCACCCGCCGCGCCACCCGCCGGCCCGCTCGTTGGCAGCGTGCCGCAAGACCGCATCGTCGCGCCCATTGCGCCCCTGCCGATTGACGCGCGGGCGGGCAGCCGCAGCCTGCAGGACGAGCTGGCCGAGATCCAGCAAATCCGCAGTCCGGGAGCCAACGTGGGCATCGGTGCGCGCACCCGCAAGGGCGAAGACGGCATGAGCCGGCTGTCGGACGTGAAGGCACCCGTGGAGATCTCCTTTCCGGTCGGTGACGGCAAGGCCTCGATCCGCGTCACGCCGGTCAGCGTATCCGCCGGGTCGCTCGGCACCGACTACGCCTCGGCCAGCCGCTTTGGTGGCGGACCGGTCGCCGCCGCCGCGCAGGTTGCCGGCACCGTGGGCACGGCCGGCTCGCAACGCCAGACCGGCACCGGTCTTGCCGTGGGCTATGCCAAAGGGATGGTTGACGCCGACGTCGGCACGACGCCACTCGGTTTCGAACACAGCCGGCTGGTCGGCGGCGTGTCGCTGCGGGGCGCCGTGTCGGACCGCGTGTCCCAGCAGCTGGACGTGTCGCGCCGCGCCGTCACCGACAGCGTGCTGTCGTTTGCGGGCACACGCGACGACCGTACCGGCCAGAGCTGGGGCGGCGTCACCGCCACGGGCGCGCGCTACCTGATCGGCGCGGACAGCGGCGGCACGGGCGTGTACGGCAACATCGGCTATGCCAGCCTGAACGGCACGAATGTGAAATCCAACTCGCGGCTGGAAGGCGGCGTGGGCGTCTACACCCATGTCATCAACACGCCCGGGCAGCGCCTGACCACCGGCCTGAACCTGACCGCGCTGGCCTTCGACAAGAACCTGCGCCATTTCACCTATGGCCATGGCGGCTACTTCAGCCCGCAGCAATTCGTATCGTTGAGCGTGCCGCTGACCTGGGCGCAGACCCAGGACCGCCTCAGCTACCAGCTGGGCGGATCCCTGGGCATCCAGCACTTTCGCGAAGACGGCGCCGACTACTTCCCCGGCGACGCCGCCGCACAATCGGCGGCCGCTGCCGCTGCCACGACCGCGGGATCCGGCAACGCCACCTACGCAGGCCAGAGCAAGACCGGCCTGGGCTACACGCTGGCCGCCGCCATGGAATACCGCTTGACCCCGCAGCTGGTAGCCGGCGGCAACCTGGGGCTGGACAACGCAGCGGACTACCGGCACTTCGTCGGCAAGGTCTATCTGCGCTATCGCATGCAAGGGTTGGCGCGTCCGCTGCCGCTGCCTGTTGCCCCCTTCCGTTCGCCGTACGGCGATTGA
- a CDS encoding SGNH/GDSL hydrolase family protein, with product MGLLLAGLSVLIIGDSHLATPNYLISTLHDDLSRRGAVVHTLGICGTNAGDWLKVTPGTCGGAERIGAGKVTLLGSKAATRPVAQLIEQEKPGLVVVVMGDTMAAYDKPNFPKTWAWQQVTGLTGAIAATGTRCVWVGPAWGSEGGKYGKTYARAELMSAFLAANAAPCSYVDSLKLSTKGQWATIDGQHLTTTGYQQWGAAIGKAISTLPAAK from the coding sequence ATGGGTCTACTTCTTGCCGGACTGTCCGTTCTCATCATCGGTGACAGCCACCTTGCGACCCCCAACTATCTGATCAGCACCCTGCACGACGATTTGTCCAGGCGCGGCGCGGTGGTGCACACCCTTGGCATCTGCGGCACGAATGCAGGCGACTGGCTCAAAGTCACGCCCGGCACCTGCGGCGGCGCGGAACGGATCGGCGCGGGCAAGGTGACGCTGCTGGGCAGCAAGGCGGCCACCCGCCCGGTGGCGCAACTGATCGAGCAGGAAAAACCCGGGCTGGTGGTGGTCGTGATGGGCGACACCATGGCCGCCTATGACAAGCCCAATTTTCCGAAGACGTGGGCATGGCAGCAGGTGACGGGCCTGACCGGCGCCATTGCGGCGACCGGCACCCGGTGCGTGTGGGTCGGCCCGGCCTGGGGCAGCGAAGGCGGCAAGTACGGCAAGACCTATGCGCGTGCCGAACTGATGTCGGCCTTCCTGGCGGCCAATGCCGCGCCGTGCAGCTATGTGGATTCGCTCAAGCTGTCCACCAAGGGGCAATGGGCGACGATCGATGGGCAGCACCTGACCACGACCGGCTACCAGCAATGGGGCGCCGCGATCGGCAAGGCCATCTCCACCCTGCCGGCGGCGAAATGA
- a CDS encoding MBOAT family O-acyltransferase, producing MVFASLEFLTLFLPAFLIVHTLSPARWRNAVLLVASWIFYGWWSPILLVLFICLTLVGWVGGLAIDRSGTDRQRMRTLIVFIGVNLGILCWYKYANIVVETIDSVRGWTGALPLEWERVVLPIGLSFIVLQSISYLIDVQRRDVDADRSLIQFGAYQAMFVHLIAGPIIRYEWVRHELRARKVDWAQFASGARRFMIGMSMKVLVADTLAPLVDLAFALPAPSLADAWLGCLAYSLQLFFDFAGYSAMAIGLGQMLGFHFPENFNHPYLARSIQDFWRRWHLSLSTWLRDYLYIPLGGNRLGALRTYVNLLLTMSIAGLWHGGDNWNFLLWGMAHGLALTGARLWADAHLPAVPALLSRVLTLAFVMLAWTLFRAHDFAAALAMYRGQFGMNGLALTSALAFAMRPAHGLAILLGIAGVMAPALAQARVRVPPRVLARVDAAWPVAGFVLSFGLITSRGAVPFLYFQF from the coding sequence ATGGTCTTTGCCTCGCTTGAATTCCTGACGCTGTTCCTGCCGGCGTTTCTGATCGTCCATACGCTATCGCCGGCGCGGTGGCGCAACGCCGTGCTGCTGGTGGCCAGCTGGATTTTCTATGGCTGGTGGAGCCCCATCCTGCTGGTGCTGTTCATCTGCCTGACCCTGGTGGGATGGGTCGGTGGCCTCGCCATTGACCGCAGCGGCACGGACCGGCAGCGCATGCGTACGCTTATCGTATTTATCGGGGTCAACCTGGGCATCCTGTGCTGGTACAAGTACGCCAACATCGTGGTCGAGACGATCGACTCGGTCCGCGGCTGGACCGGCGCCCTGCCCCTCGAATGGGAACGTGTCGTGCTGCCCATCGGGCTGTCCTTCATCGTGCTGCAGTCCATCTCGTACCTGATCGATGTGCAGCGACGCGATGTGGACGCCGATCGCAGCCTCATCCAGTTCGGCGCCTACCAGGCCATGTTCGTGCACCTGATCGCCGGGCCCATCATCCGCTACGAATGGGTGCGCCACGAACTGCGTGCACGCAAGGTGGACTGGGCGCAATTTGCGTCGGGCGCGCGCCGCTTCATGATCGGCATGAGCATGAAGGTGCTGGTCGCCGACACCCTGGCGCCGCTGGTGGACCTGGCCTTTGCGTTGCCCGCACCGTCGCTGGCCGACGCGTGGCTGGGATGCCTGGCATACAGCCTGCAATTGTTTTTCGACTTTGCCGGCTACAGCGCGATGGCCATCGGCCTGGGGCAAATGCTGGGCTTTCACTTTCCCGAAAACTTCAACCATCCCTACCTGGCGCGCAGCATCCAGGACTTCTGGCGGCGGTGGCATCTGTCGTTGTCGACCTGGCTGCGCGACTATCTGTACATCCCGCTGGGCGGCAATCGGCTCGGCGCCTTGCGCACCTACGTCAACCTGCTGCTGACCATGTCGATCGCGGGCCTCTGGCACGGCGGCGACAACTGGAATTTCCTGCTGTGGGGCATGGCGCACGGCCTGGCGCTGACGGGTGCGCGGCTCTGGGCCGACGCGCACCTGCCCGCCGTGCCGGCCTTGCTGTCGAGGGTGTTGACCCTGGCTTTCGTGATGCTGGCCTGGACCCTTTTCCGCGCGCACGACTTTGCTGCGGCACTGGCCATGTATCGCGGACAGTTCGGCATGAATGGCCTTGCGCTGACCAGCGCGCTGGCGTTCGCAATGCGGCCCGCGCATGGGCTGGCGATCCTGCTTGGCATCGCAGGGGTGATGGCGCCCGCCCTGGCGCAGGCCCGGGTCCGCGTGCCGCCGCGTGTCCTTGCCAGGGTTGACGCCGCCTGGCCTGTTGCAGGCTTCGTGCTGTCTTTTGGCCTGATCACCAGCCGCGGCGCGGTTCCCTTCCTCTACTTTCAATTCTGA
- a CDS encoding alginate O-acetyltransferase AlgX-related protein, translating to MRASSSRRGGSAWAGVGFVVFLAGAALSNAIGVIVNDVPVTRQPITLPALLDGRVSQDMARQMAETPLPSMAARIERAASWVAIGDLGPRVRQGCPGWLFLSDEMAVHADGGAHAAARLQTVARVAQRLRAQGIDLMVVVVPDKSRIAERHLCGQARAPEFEGRARQWVDRLNAAGVPAMDLTDAMDLPHTDTFLRTDTHWNETGAHAAAAALTARLLAWHDAPARLGPRVQVTRTVSSPEPRPGDLVRLAGIDGLPLAWQPPQDTVAQSTFVVAADTATTDEAALFGDDALPSVALIGTSFSRTSNFVGFLQMGLQARVANAARDGGEFAGAAAAYFTSPAFRQTPPKLVVWEIPERSLQRPLADDPVLD from the coding sequence ATGCGCGCTTCTTCTTCCCGCCGTGGTGGGTCCGCATGGGCCGGCGTCGGCTTCGTCGTGTTCCTGGCAGGCGCCGCCTTGTCGAACGCGATCGGTGTCATCGTCAACGATGTGCCGGTCACGCGGCAGCCGATCACCCTGCCCGCGTTGCTGGACGGCCGCGTCAGCCAGGACATGGCCCGGCAGATGGCCGAGACGCCCTTGCCGTCGATGGCAGCCCGGATCGAGCGCGCGGCCAGCTGGGTGGCGATCGGAGACCTGGGCCCCCGCGTGCGCCAGGGCTGCCCGGGCTGGCTGTTCCTGTCGGATGAAATGGCCGTGCATGCGGATGGCGGGGCCCATGCCGCGGCGCGCTTGCAGACGGTCGCCCGGGTCGCGCAGCGGTTGCGGGCGCAGGGCATCGACCTGATGGTCGTGGTGGTGCCGGACAAGAGCCGGATCGCCGAACGCCATCTGTGCGGGCAGGCGCGCGCGCCCGAGTTCGAAGGGCGCGCCCGCCAGTGGGTCGACCGGCTCAACGCGGCCGGGGTGCCCGCCATGGATCTGACCGACGCGATGGACCTGCCGCATACCGACACTTTTCTGCGCACCGACACGCATTGGAACGAAACCGGCGCCCATGCCGCAGCCGCCGCACTGACGGCGCGCCTGCTGGCCTGGCACGACGCGCCGGCCCGGCTGGGACCGCGTGTGCAGGTCACGCGCACCGTGTCCAGCCCCGAGCCGCGCCCGGGCGACCTGGTGCGCCTGGCCGGCATCGACGGCCTGCCGTTGGCCTGGCAGCCCCCGCAGGACACCGTGGCGCAATCCACGTTTGTGGTGGCAGCCGATACGGCCACGACCGACGAAGCCGCCCTGTTCGGCGATGACGCGCTGCCATCCGTGGCGCTGATCGGCACGTCGTTCTCGCGCACGTCGAATTTCGTGGGCTTCCTGCAGATGGGGCTGCAGGCCCGGGTGGCCAACGCCGCGCGGGATGGCGGCGAGTTCGCCGGTGCGGCGGCGGCCTACTTCACCAGTCCGGCCTTCAGGCAGACGCCACCGAAACTGGTGGTGTGGGAAATTCCGGAGCGGTCCTTGCAGCGGCCGCTGGCGGACGATCCGGTATTGGACTAG
- a CDS encoding TetR/AcrR family transcriptional regulator, whose translation MIPDSAPDTPTLLMDAAEALFAERGIDHVSMREIVRASGQKNLSAAHYHFGSRESLVVAVLERRLRDIDRGRHARLDRLEASGLAHDLHELTHACIAELCDTVADAPWGAQHVLVASQAMLNPKWTYEAVVDPACFSAMIRLEQMARSLAPNMPDSCYLLRMRMLQDQILHVVARWVHQHGAVTDTNAVQYRYMVKHLTAFVTAGLGAQFG comes from the coding sequence TTGATCCCTGATTCCGCTCCGGATACCCCCACCTTGCTGATGGACGCGGCCGAAGCCCTGTTCGCCGAGCGCGGTATCGATCATGTGTCGATGCGGGAGATCGTGCGGGCCAGCGGCCAGAAGAACCTGTCGGCGGCGCATTACCACTTCGGGTCGCGGGAAAGCCTGGTGGTGGCGGTGCTGGAACGGCGTCTGCGTGACATCGACCGCGGCCGGCATGCCCGGCTGGACCGACTGGAAGCGTCGGGGCTGGCGCATGACCTGCACGAATTGACGCACGCCTGCATCGCCGAGTTATGCGACACGGTGGCCGATGCCCCGTGGGGCGCGCAGCATGTGCTGGTGGCCAGCCAGGCGATGCTCAATCCCAAATGGACATATGAGGCGGTGGTGGACCCGGCCTGCTTTTCGGCCATGATCCGCCTGGAGCAGATGGCGCGATCGCTTGCGCCCAACATGCCTGACAGTTGCTACCTGCTGCGGATGCGCATGTTGCAGGACCAGATCCTGCACGTGGTGGCGCGGTGGGTGCATCAGCACGGCGCCGTCACCGACACCAACGCGGTGCAGTACCGGTACATGGTCAAGCACCTGACGGCGTTCGTGACGGCCGGGTTGGGTGCGCAGTTCGGGTAG
- the bcsB gene encoding cellulose biosynthesis cyclic di-GMP-binding regulatory protein BcsB, with protein MRGAWSGVIRGVVCGVLVAGAMAPAFAASDDRLPDGSRRYQLSLKQLGAAGTLTLRGVEGSNTVPFSVRTDEVVSAARLRLNYAYSPALLADLSHINVLVNGEVAASLPVPKDAAGTRQERVIDIPTRLITEFNRLSLQLIGHYTMQCENPLHSSLWANISNDSTLELTVAPLQLKNDLALLPVPLFDRRDARRLTLPIVLPASPDNASLEAAGTLASWFGAMAGYRGAVFPASLGQIPQRGHAVVLLNGGSLPGIDLPPLAGPTVAIVANPNDPASKLLLVMGRDSTQLKTAAKAVAIGNQALSGALATITDLKALAPREPYDAPRWLRTDRPIKLGELASAQALNVSGYTPDAIRIPLAAPPDLFAWRERGVPVQLNYRYTPRPARDKSTLNVAVDNAFVSALPILATDVIENAATGTAVTDGTLAATGKVHVPLAMITPQSQLQLNYFYDYTKKNECEDVLIDNMRGAIAEDSTIDLTGFPHFIAMPNLNVFRNSGFPFTRLADLSETGVVLAGNAGQSEISAYLTLLGSMGASTGYPATDVTVVRADQVDSVSNKDLLVIGAGRDQALLKTWASSLPFGLDGSKRYTVSDLVYRVMGWFGSSLRAGERDARIDMAVASDSTDAVFAGFESPITSGRSVVMVSSNRPDGLFDAVNALITPDADPQNQVRGSLAVVRGAKVDSLVDQTTYHVGRLPPVMGLQWYLSQNPLTLGLFVLAGIGLLACLAYLALRSVARRRLDGN; from the coding sequence ATGCGCGGCGCGTGGTCCGGCGTGATCCGCGGCGTAGTTTGCGGCGTGCTGGTGGCCGGCGCGATGGCGCCGGCGTTCGCGGCCAGCGATGACCGCCTGCCCGATGGATCGCGCCGCTATCAGCTCAGCCTGAAGCAGTTGGGCGCCGCCGGCACCCTGACGCTGCGCGGCGTGGAAGGCAGCAATACGGTGCCCTTCAGCGTGCGCACCGACGAGGTCGTGTCGGCCGCGCGGCTGCGCCTGAACTATGCCTACTCGCCGGCGCTGCTGGCGGACCTGTCGCACATCAATGTGCTGGTCAATGGCGAGGTAGCGGCCAGCCTGCCCGTGCCGAAGGACGCGGCCGGCACGCGCCAGGAACGCGTCATCGACATTCCCACGCGGCTGATTACGGAATTCAATCGGCTCAGTCTGCAGTTGATCGGCCACTACACGATGCAGTGCGAAAACCCGCTGCATTCCAGCCTGTGGGCCAACATCAGCAATGACAGCACACTGGAATTGACGGTGGCGCCGCTGCAGTTGAAGAATGATCTGGCCCTGCTGCCGGTTCCCTTGTTTGACCGGCGCGATGCACGCCGGCTGACGCTGCCCATCGTGCTGCCCGCGTCGCCCGACAACGCCAGCCTGGAAGCCGCGGGCACGCTGGCGTCGTGGTTTGGCGCAATGGCGGGATATCGGGGCGCGGTGTTCCCGGCCAGCCTGGGACAGATTCCGCAGCGGGGCCACGCGGTCGTGCTGTTGAACGGCGGCAGCCTGCCCGGCATCGACCTGCCGCCCCTGGCCGGCCCGACCGTGGCGATCGTTGCCAATCCCAACGATCCGGCCAGCAAGCTGCTGCTGGTCATGGGCCGCGACAGCACCCAGCTCAAGACCGCCGCCAAAGCCGTTGCGATCGGCAACCAGGCCTTGTCGGGCGCGTTGGCGACGATTACCGATCTGAAGGCGCTGGCGCCGCGCGAACCCTATGACGCACCGCGCTGGCTGCGCACCGATCGCCCCATCAAGCTGGGCGAGCTGGCCAGCGCCCAGGCGCTGAACGTGAGCGGCTATACGCCCGATGCCATCCGCATTCCACTGGCCGCACCGCCCGACCTGTTTGCGTGGCGCGAGCGCGGCGTGCCCGTGCAGCTGAACTACCGTTACACGCCACGTCCGGCGCGCGACAAGTCCACCTTGAATGTGGCGGTGGACAACGCGTTCGTCAGTGCACTGCCTATCCTGGCCACCGACGTGATCGAGAACGCCGCGACCGGCACGGCCGTGACCGATGGCACCCTGGCCGCCACGGGCAAGGTGCATGTGCCGCTGGCCATGATCACCCCGCAATCGCAACTGCAGCTGAATTACTTTTACGACTACACAAAAAAGAACGAGTGCGAAGACGTTCTTATCGACAACATGCGCGGCGCGATTGCCGAAGATTCGACCATCGACCTGACCGGCTTTCCGCACTTCATTGCCATGCCCAACCTGAACGTGTTCCGCAACAGCGGCTTTCCGTTCACGCGGCTGGCCGATCTGTCGGAAACGGGCGTGGTACTGGCAGGCAATGCCGGCCAATCCGAGATCAGCGCCTACCTGACCTTGCTTGGCAGCATGGGCGCATCGACCGGCTACCCCGCCACCGACGTCACGGTGGTGCGCGCCGATCAGGTCGACAGCGTGTCGAACAAGGACCTGCTGGTGATCGGCGCGGGGCGTGACCAGGCCTTGCTCAAGACCTGGGCGTCCTCTTTGCCTTTTGGCCTGGATGGCAGCAAGCGCTACACCGTGTCCGATCTGGTCTACCGCGTAATGGGCTGGTTCGGCAGCAGCTTGCGCGCGGGCGAGCGCGATGCGCGGATCGACATGGCCGTAGCCAGCGACAGCACCGATGCCGTGTTTGCCGGCTTCGAATCCCCGATCACCAGCGGCCGCAGCGTCGTGATGGTATCGAGCAATCGGCCCGACGGTCTGTTCGATGCCGTCAATGCCCTGATCACGCCGGATGCGGATCCGCAGAACCAGGTTCGCGGCAGCCTGGCCGTGGTGCGCGGCGCCAAGGTGGACAGCCTGGTCGATCAGACGACCTATCACGTGGGCCGACTGCCGCCAGTGATGGGACTGCAGTGGTACCTGAGCCAGAACCCGCTGACGCTGGGGCTGTTCGTGCTGGCGGGGATAGGCCTGCTGGCTTGCCTGGCCTACCTGGCCCTGCGTTCGGTGGCCCGCCGCCGCCTTGACGGAAACTGA